One region of Bacterioplanoides sp. SCSIO 12839 genomic DNA includes:
- a CDS encoding nuclear transport factor 2 family protein, giving the protein MWKFITSLILVATAVTAQAKDTIQIDLAALQKANWTEQEQKNAEVITDFVQNLMNNHNFEYVLEHYNDSAYTQHNRNLPDKVTGLVGFLQEFVEDYPDYSYDVKHIYVDGDYVIFHSHATLNKDDRGNDGKGMNIIDTWRLENGRIVEHWDSIQALDGFMRFYSLISGGDIRNDNGVF; this is encoded by the coding sequence ATGTGGAAATTCATAACCTCGTTAATACTGGTTGCTACGGCTGTTACAGCTCAGGCAAAAGATACCATTCAGATTGATCTGGCTGCATTGCAGAAAGCTAACTGGACAGAGCAGGAGCAGAAGAACGCTGAAGTGATTACTGACTTTGTGCAGAACCTGATGAACAATCACAACTTCGAGTATGTCTTAGAGCACTACAATGACAGTGCTTACACACAGCATAATCGCAATCTGCCAGACAAAGTCACCGGTCTAGTGGGTTTCCTGCAGGAGTTTGTTGAAGACTACCCTGACTACAGCTACGACGTAAAACATATTTATGTGGATGGCGATTATGTGATTTTTCACTCCCATGCGACGCTAAACAAAGATGATCGCGGCAATGATGGGAAAGGCATGAATATTATTGATACCTGGCGTTTAGAGAATGGCCGTATTGTTGAACACTGGGATTCGATTCAGGCGCTGGACGGCTTCATGCGTTTTTATTCGCTGATCAGTGGCGGTGATATTCGTAATGACAACGGCGTATTCTGA
- a CDS encoding nuclear transport factor 2 family protein: MKKLLIALTMGVLAMTTQAEKPNFDQEQIRLQLQSMGTLADQNAFEYLGRIFSDEVLVDYTSAFGGEPATVPRVELMKSWAGLLPGFDLTRHDLSNMQVTVKGNSATATADITANHYLTDLKTGEHGFWQISGEYNYELEKGANGWTIKSLTLVAGSEKGSRDVLGKAGELAKARLDRKESQKISLK, encoded by the coding sequence ATGAAAAAATTATTAATCGCATTAACCATGGGAGTGTTAGCCATGACCACTCAGGCAGAAAAACCGAATTTTGACCAAGAACAAATTAGGCTGCAATTGCAGAGCATGGGCACTCTGGCTGACCAAAATGCTTTTGAGTATCTGGGTCGTATCTTCAGCGACGAAGTGCTTGTGGATTACACCTCAGCATTTGGTGGAGAGCCTGCAACTGTGCCTCGTGTCGAACTGATGAAATCCTGGGCTGGTTTGTTACCTGGGTTCGATCTGACTCGCCATGATCTGAGCAATATGCAGGTAACGGTAAAAGGTAACAGTGCTACCGCGACTGCCGACATAACCGCGAACCATTATTTAACCGATCTGAAAACCGGTGAACATGGCTTCTGGCAAATCAGTGGAGAATATAATTATGAGCTGGAAAAGGGCGCGAATGGCTGGACCATTAAATCCCTGACCTTAGTAGCGGGTTCGGAAAAAGGCAGCCGTGATGTGTTAGGTAAGGCGGGGGAATTAGCTAAGGCTCGCTTGGATAGAAAAGAAAGTCAGAAAATTTCACTGAAATAA
- a CDS encoding alpha/beta hydrolase: protein MKTLTLKTSVGELAANLYLPEGEQKNLPLAIITGAWTTVKEQMPTTYAQALSERGFAVLVFDFRGWGESADDVKYLEDPARKTADIAAVIDMVTGQQASEFSDIDTSRIYGLGVCASAGYMLDAVNQNAKVKAAAVVAPWLHDRELANAIYGGEDNVNGLIKAGEEAAAADDAVLIEAASTTNENSLMFQAPYYTEAGRGLIPEYDNQFNVASWKPWLTYNALAHAGKQDKPVLMVASEAMALPAGTKQYLQTAGENVKAEWLADVTQFDFYDVAEHVSKAADLVAQHFNAN from the coding sequence ATGAAAACGTTAACTCTGAAAACCTCTGTTGGTGAATTAGCTGCCAATCTGTATTTGCCGGAAGGTGAACAAAAAAATCTGCCCTTGGCGATTATTACCGGTGCCTGGACCACGGTGAAAGAACAAATGCCAACGACCTATGCACAAGCATTATCCGAGCGTGGTTTTGCTGTCTTGGTATTTGATTTTCGTGGCTGGGGAGAGTCAGCTGATGATGTGAAATACCTGGAAGATCCGGCGCGTAAAACGGCGGATATTGCCGCGGTTATTGATATGGTTACAGGCCAACAAGCCAGTGAATTTTCAGATATAGATACTTCCCGAATTTACGGCTTAGGCGTCTGTGCATCGGCAGGTTATATGCTGGATGCGGTCAATCAAAATGCCAAAGTTAAAGCGGCTGCGGTTGTTGCGCCATGGTTGCATGATCGCGAATTAGCCAATGCTATTTATGGTGGTGAAGACAATGTTAATGGCCTGATTAAAGCGGGTGAAGAAGCTGCTGCCGCAGATGACGCCGTTCTGATTGAAGCGGCCAGTACCACCAACGAAAACTCACTGATGTTCCAGGCACCTTATTACACAGAAGCTGGTCGTGGTTTGATCCCGGAATACGATAATCAATTTAACGTCGCTTCCTGGAAACCATGGTTAACCTATAACGCTTTGGCTCATGCCGGGAAACAAGATAAACCAGTGCTTATGGTCGCTTCTGAAGCGATGGCGTTACCAGCAGGTACCAAACAGTATCTGCAAACGGCGGGTGAAAATGTAAAAGCTGAATGGCTGGCGGATGTTACCCAGTTCGATTTTTATGACGTGGCTGAGCACGTGAGCAAAGCTGCCGACCTGGTTGCTCAACACTTTAACGCCAATTAA
- a CDS encoding NAD(P)H-dependent oxidoreductase, which translates to MSKSSSKVLIISGHPDLEQSHTNSVILEQLHSTLDNVEIRRLDALYPDYNINIKAEQQALLEAQVVVLQFPFYWYSVPALMKKWMDDVFAFNFAFGAEGDKLKGKDFFLSFTVGGPQDSYDPLGYNHFNIEQFIRPLQQTAYLAGMNYRKPVYTHGMVYIPGVYNKLEDVQARAVGHANRLISEIKTIQDSAEEKIRQFVADWFGQFDQLPEGDEFFTQRLAPDVNWNMPEGKFKGHQGFSAWYEIARRTFKPGCDHQVEQIEVSQTENGYQAELRIRLLAETFPESPFNGEAINLLVNGTWQVTLDEHGAVTIHDYQVEPV; encoded by the coding sequence ATGAGTAAGTCTAGTTCTAAGGTATTGATCATTTCAGGTCATCCAGACCTAGAGCAATCCCACACCAATAGCGTCATCCTGGAGCAGCTGCACAGTACACTGGATAACGTTGAAATTCGTCGTCTGGATGCTTTGTATCCAGACTACAACATCAATATCAAAGCCGAGCAGCAAGCATTGCTCGAAGCTCAAGTGGTGGTGCTGCAATTCCCATTCTACTGGTATTCAGTGCCTGCACTGATGAAAAAGTGGATGGACGATGTTTTTGCCTTCAACTTTGCTTTTGGTGCTGAAGGCGACAAGTTAAAAGGCAAAGACTTCTTCTTGTCATTTACTGTGGGTGGTCCACAGGATTCTTACGATCCGCTGGGCTACAACCACTTCAATATTGAACAGTTTATTCGTCCATTGCAGCAAACCGCTTATCTGGCGGGTATGAATTATCGCAAGCCGGTTTACACCCACGGCATGGTGTATATCCCGGGTGTGTATAACAAGCTGGAAGATGTTCAGGCCCGCGCTGTTGGCCACGCTAACCGTCTGATCAGTGAGATCAAAACCATTCAGGATTCTGCGGAAGAAAAAATCCGCCAGTTTGTTGCGGATTGGTTCGGCCAGTTCGACCAATTACCGGAAGGAGATGAATTTTTCACCCAGCGTTTAGCACCGGATGTGAACTGGAATATGCCTGAAGGAAAATTCAAAGGCCATCAGGGCTTTAGCGCCTGGTATGAAATAGCCCGCCGCACCTTTAAGCCGGGTTGTGATCATCAGGTCGAGCAAATCGAAGTCTCACAAACTGAAAACGGTTATCAGGCTGAATTACGTATTCGTTTATTGGCTGAGACATTCCCGGAATCGCCATTTAATGGTGAAGCCATCAACTTGCTGGTGAACGGAACCTGGCAGGTAACGTTGGACGAACACGGTGCCGTGACGATTCATGATTATCAGGTAGAGCCTGTTTAA
- a CDS encoding LysR family transcriptional regulator, with the protein MKGATFNQLSIFQSIVREGSIRGAARKLEMAPPSVSQALKLLEVEVGLPLFTRSTRRIELTEAGQLLHQRTSGAINTLDYAVESIRDMNEQPSGRVSITLPRFVFQFFLKPVYAEFCQRYPDIQLEISVSDKAVNILEEGHDAGIRFGNRVEPGMVARQLTAPMHEALFASDTYLEKYGRPRSPADLQAHKLVQYRFIASNQLAPLMLQENGQTITVQMPMGLIVNDTDAMVDAAEKGIGIGRIITPMIQQQLDDGILKPVLEKHWQPYSGLYVYFVQNSQKALRVRALIDFLVEKGKERHGI; encoded by the coding sequence ATGAAAGGCGCCACTTTTAATCAACTCAGCATCTTCCAGAGCATTGTTCGTGAGGGCAGTATTCGCGGGGCGGCGCGCAAGCTGGAGATGGCACCCCCATCGGTCAGTCAGGCGCTGAAGCTGCTGGAAGTTGAGGTTGGCCTGCCGCTATTTACCCGCTCCACGCGCCGGATTGAATTAACTGAAGCTGGGCAGCTGTTGCATCAACGTACCAGCGGCGCGATTAACACGCTGGATTACGCGGTTGAAAGTATCCGTGATATGAACGAACAACCGTCGGGCCGAGTCAGTATTACCCTGCCAAGATTTGTGTTTCAGTTTTTTCTGAAACCTGTCTATGCCGAGTTCTGCCAGCGCTACCCCGATATTCAGCTGGAGATTTCTGTTTCAGATAAAGCAGTGAATATTCTTGAAGAAGGTCATGATGCCGGTATTCGTTTTGGCAACCGGGTGGAACCGGGTATGGTGGCGCGCCAGTTAACAGCACCGATGCACGAAGCGTTATTTGCGTCGGATACGTATCTTGAGAAATACGGTAGACCGAGGTCACCAGCCGATTTACAGGCCCATAAACTGGTGCAATATCGCTTTATTGCCTCTAATCAACTGGCTCCCTTAATGCTGCAGGAAAATGGCCAGACCATTACTGTACAAATGCCGATGGGCCTGATCGTTAACGATACTGACGCTATGGTCGACGCAGCCGAAAAAGGCATTGGTATCGGCCGGATTATTACTCCGATGATTCAGCAGCAACTGGATGATGGTATTTTAAAGCCGGTATTAGAAAAACACTGGCAGCCGTACTCTGGCTTATATGTGTATTTTGTTCAGAACAGCCAAAAGGCTCTGAGAGTCAGAGCTTTAATTGATTTTTTAGTGGAAAAAGGAAAAGAGAGGCACGGAATCTAA
- a CDS encoding Bor family protein produces MLPEHWVKLIIIALLTVLLNACSSVTMRPYGGEKDTSKPTYQSSKDYYWWGLKNEYEINTTDICQGRRVMQMQSVSTLSDWLLQTLTLGIYFPRTAKVWCEES; encoded by the coding sequence ATGCTGCCAGAACATTGGGTTAAATTAATAATCATCGCTTTGTTAACGGTGCTGTTGAATGCCTGCTCCAGCGTCACGATGCGCCCTTATGGTGGTGAAAAAGATACCTCAAAACCAACCTACCAAAGCAGCAAAGACTATTACTGGTGGGGCTTAAAAAACGAATATGAAATTAATACCACCGATATTTGTCAGGGACGACGGGTAATGCAAATGCAGTCAGTCAGTACTTTATCTGATTGGTTATTACAAACGCTGACTCTGGGTATTTATTTCCCTCGCACAGCCAAAGTCTGGTGTGAGGAAAGCTGA
- a CDS encoding ATP-binding protein, translated as MTFSILTLFVLMTGVGVLLERSFYASQLNAMQERLKLHSYSILSVAEYYQQQLYFPAYLQEQRFNQEKSGLYAQVVDQTFRPVWSSLSANDIPVFKTAWADQGQWMYSTVSRGNKYYLLARFGVSWSDSGKPGPVFNIMILEDLDDLSHHILSYRKTLVVLLVGLSAFILLVQYLILRWGLSPLHRVTSDLEAIQLGEKSELQGEYLTELQPLTSGLNRLIHSERSQRERYRNTMADLSHSLKTPLTVMSGIVYQQQQREKTAEANELKYQIEKMNSTIGYQLKRATSGASGLVIQKVTLLPVLQSICSAMDKVYAHKAMAIHLDLDEQLDINADENDLMEVMANLIDNACKYGRSTVEVFAQQSSDTLTIMVSDDGPGIPTAQRDLVFQRGQRLDTAEPGQGLGLSLVKEILDNYQAPLTITESSSGGACFCIKFPRV; from the coding sequence ATGACGTTTTCAATTCTGACGTTATTTGTTTTGATGACGGGGGTTGGTGTGCTGCTCGAAAGATCGTTTTATGCATCGCAACTGAATGCCATGCAGGAGCGGTTAAAACTTCATAGTTATTCAATTTTATCGGTTGCGGAATATTATCAACAGCAACTGTATTTTCCGGCTTATTTACAGGAGCAACGTTTTAATCAGGAAAAATCCGGCTTGTATGCTCAGGTTGTTGATCAAACGTTTCGCCCGGTCTGGTCGTCATTGTCTGCCAATGATATTCCGGTATTTAAAACGGCCTGGGCAGATCAGGGGCAGTGGATGTACTCCACCGTTAGCCGCGGGAATAAATACTATTTATTGGCCCGGTTTGGTGTGAGCTGGTCTGACTCCGGCAAACCCGGCCCGGTGTTTAATATTATGATTCTTGAAGATCTGGATGATCTGAGTCATCACATCCTGAGCTACCGTAAAACGCTGGTCGTATTGCTGGTTGGATTATCTGCCTTTATTTTGTTGGTTCAGTATTTAATTCTGCGCTGGGGATTATCGCCTTTGCATCGGGTAACGTCTGACCTGGAAGCGATTCAGTTGGGAGAAAAAAGTGAATTACAGGGTGAATACCTGACGGAACTCCAGCCGCTGACTTCCGGATTAAATCGGCTTATTCATTCAGAACGCAGCCAGCGTGAGCGTTACCGTAATACCATGGCGGATTTATCTCATAGCCTGAAAACGCCATTAACCGTGATGTCTGGTATTGTTTATCAGCAGCAACAGCGCGAGAAAACGGCCGAGGCGAATGAGCTGAAGTACCAAATCGAAAAAATGAACTCCACCATTGGCTACCAACTCAAGCGTGCCACCAGTGGAGCATCAGGGCTGGTGATCCAAAAAGTAACATTATTACCCGTATTGCAATCTATTTGCTCAGCGATGGATAAGGTATATGCGCATAAAGCCATGGCTATACATCTGGATCTGGATGAACAGCTCGATATCAATGCAGATGAGAATGATTTAATGGAAGTCATGGCGAATCTGATCGATAATGCCTGCAAATATGGTCGCAGTACCGTTGAGGTGTTTGCGCAACAATCATCGGACACCTTAACCATTATGGTTTCTGATGATGGCCCGGGCATTCCCACTGCTCAGAGAGACCTGGTTTTCCAGCGAGGGCAACGGCTCGATACGGCAGAACCAGGGCAGGGCTTAGGATTATCGTTAGTCAAAGAAATCCTTGATAATTATCAGGCACCGCTGACGATTACGGAGTCCTCTTCCGGAGGCGCTTGTTTTTGTATTAAATTTCCCCGCGTTTAA
- a CDS encoding response regulator transcription factor, with product MKILIVEDDQLLQQQLVQQLQQTGFDCQAAGDGMEGYFLASEYPFDMAVVDLGLPKIDGIELIRRLRTDGCSFPVLILTARDGWKSRVEGLDAGADDYMEKPFHIEELAARCRALLRRTTGNNNILQDGPLALDLTSQQVSLGGIPMELTAFEYKILEYMMRRSGEVISKNVLTDYLYDQDFERDSNVIEVLIGRLRKKLAAHDNYAPITTLRGRGYQFQKQV from the coding sequence ATGAAAATTCTGATTGTGGAAGATGACCAGTTGTTACAACAACAACTGGTACAACAGTTACAACAAACCGGGTTTGATTGTCAGGCGGCTGGTGATGGCATGGAGGGGTATTTCCTCGCCAGCGAGTACCCGTTTGATATGGCGGTGGTTGACCTGGGGTTACCAAAGATTGATGGCATTGAACTGATTCGGCGACTGCGTACCGATGGCTGTAGCTTCCCGGTGCTGATTCTGACAGCGCGTGACGGCTGGAAGTCACGTGTAGAAGGGCTGGATGCCGGTGCCGACGATTATATGGAAAAGCCGTTTCATATTGAGGAGTTGGCTGCGCGTTGTCGGGCATTATTACGTCGAACAACCGGCAATAATAATATCCTGCAAGACGGGCCATTAGCGCTGGATCTGACCAGTCAGCAGGTCAGCCTGGGTGGCATTCCGATGGAACTGACCGCATTTGAGTACAAAATTCTGGAATATATGATGCGTCGCTCGGGTGAAGTAATTTCGAAAAACGTATTAACCGATTATTTATACGATCAGGATTTTGAGCGTGACAGCAACGTCATCGAAGTATTAATCGGACGGCTACGAAAGAAACTCGCAGCACATGATAACTATGCCCCGATCACGACGTTGCGGGGCCGTGGTTACCAGTTTCAGAAACAGGTTTAA
- a CDS encoding sensor domain-containing diguanylate cyclase: protein MKLLHQTFHRYRRSLAQVKLVLLLFVISTATLLTFTLSTSRAISQLNVEWQTYGAQSQAKYELISQLRASIGYMGFIHHFKNYVIRRESHYLSSAHNAMVTSQELLHRYQQQPLNELEKAALNDLKAVISSYQEKLSYVEHTEVINLDIRELDNRVKVDDTAAANALIILNTLLEDDYHHVNQQTSELLTIAKQRLQLLSGIGIPLLIIFCLYASVLVIRVTRSKSNLETLFSVIPEGFVVADKTGRIIKVNPQACDIFGYSQAELLNKNIEDLIPEEASKHHGQLRQQYLARDRSKVSSDSRIFYGLHKSGEQLPLDIEVATLTERKAQQVIAMIRCRKEELKLKQLSESDHLTGVKNRLGIDRVFHQEIERCQRYQHPLAFLLIDIDHFKPINDQLGHQAGDKIIATVADILKSESRPSDSIGRWGGDEFCVICPEVCAEGAAELAKRVQKQLQATKLIHPLTNTAPTLSIGVSELNDGDDPSALFARADNNLYRSKAQGRNCICCDTSDGETYLC from the coding sequence TTGAAGCTCCTTCATCAGACTTTTCATCGCTATCGACGCTCTTTAGCTCAGGTGAAGCTGGTGTTGCTGCTGTTTGTTATTTCTACCGCCACCCTGCTGACGTTTACCTTATCGACATCCCGTGCCATCAGTCAGCTCAATGTTGAATGGCAAACCTACGGTGCCCAATCCCAGGCCAAGTATGAGCTCATCAGCCAGCTTAGGGCATCGATTGGTTACATGGGCTTTATTCATCACTTCAAAAACTATGTCATCCGGCGCGAATCCCATTACCTAAGCAGTGCTCATAATGCCATGGTAACCAGCCAGGAGCTGCTGCACCGCTATCAGCAACAACCCCTTAACGAACTTGAAAAAGCCGCGTTGAATGATCTGAAAGCGGTGATCAGCTCCTATCAGGAAAAACTCTCTTACGTTGAACATACAGAAGTAATTAACCTGGACATCCGCGAGCTGGACAACCGGGTGAAAGTCGACGACACCGCCGCGGCCAATGCTCTGATTATCCTCAACACCTTGCTCGAAGATGATTACCATCACGTCAATCAACAAACGTCTGAATTGCTAACAATCGCCAAACAACGATTACAGCTCTTATCCGGCATTGGTATCCCACTGCTGATTATTTTTTGTTTGTATGCCTCGGTACTGGTGATTCGTGTCACACGCTCTAAAAGTAACCTGGAAACCTTATTTTCGGTGATTCCGGAAGGGTTTGTGGTCGCCGATAAAACCGGGCGTATCATCAAGGTTAATCCACAAGCCTGCGATATTTTTGGTTACAGCCAGGCCGAATTGCTGAACAAGAACATAGAGGACCTGATTCCAGAAGAAGCATCCAAACATCACGGCCAACTGCGTCAGCAATACCTGGCCCGCGACCGCAGTAAAGTTTCGTCTGACAGCCGTATTTTTTATGGCCTGCATAAAAGCGGAGAGCAACTGCCACTGGATATTGAAGTAGCGACCCTGACAGAGCGCAAAGCGCAGCAGGTCATTGCCATGATTCGCTGCCGTAAAGAAGAACTGAAGCTGAAGCAACTATCCGAATCCGACCATCTGACCGGCGTGAAAAACCGTCTGGGCATTGACCGGGTTTTTCATCAGGAAATTGAGCGCTGCCAACGTTATCAACACCCCCTGGCCTTCTTGCTGATCGATATTGATCACTTTAAACCCATTAATGACCAACTTGGCCATCAGGCCGGTGACAAGATTATTGCCACCGTTGCCGATATTTTAAAGTCAGAGTCGAGGCCTTCCGACAGTATTGGCCGCTGGGGTGGTGATGAGTTTTGTGTAATTTGCCCGGAAGTCTGTGCCGAAGGTGCTGCCGAGCTGGCAAAACGCGTGCAAAAACAATTACAGGCAACCAAGTTAATCCATCCTCTGACGAATACAGCACCCACTCTCAGTATTGGTGTATCAGAACTGAACGACGGTGATGACCCATCTGCGTTGTTTGCCCGTGCCGATAACAATTTGTACCGTTCTAAAGCACAAGGCCGGAACTGTATCTGTTGTGATACATCTGATGGTGAAACCTACTTATGCTGA
- a CDS encoding tRNA (guanosine(46)-N(7))-methyltransferase TrmB, translating to MSDVTPASTAPSGSRTDSRTVETNQQGLHERLDDIVRKHLSGPFQKPFHDATLETFYRLKEAWQADGRPLILDSCCGVGESTVNLAERHPDAFILGLDKSDMRIEKHDSYRRTADNYRLARVDLNDFWRLAVADGWQLTHHYILYPNPWPKATHFKRRWHGAAVFPYLLMLGGQLQMRSNFPLYLQEFQRALEVAGLDGEFSPLMMETEDSDITPFERKYRLSGQPLFRLDADLNGFTLPWQKDLKLPSA from the coding sequence ATGTCTGACGTCACACCCGCAAGTACAGCTCCCAGCGGTTCCCGTACTGATTCCCGCACGGTCGAAACCAACCAGCAAGGTCTGCACGAACGACTGGATGATATTGTCCGTAAGCATTTATCTGGCCCGTTCCAGAAGCCGTTTCACGATGCCACCTTGGAAACCTTTTATCGTCTGAAGGAGGCCTGGCAGGCGGATGGCCGGCCGCTGATTCTGGATTCCTGTTGTGGTGTTGGTGAGAGTACGGTGAACCTGGCGGAACGTCATCCAGATGCCTTTATTCTTGGCCTGGATAAGTCGGATATGAGGATTGAAAAACACGATAGCTATCGTCGCACGGCGGACAACTATCGGTTAGCGCGGGTGGATCTTAACGACTTCTGGCGCTTAGCCGTCGCCGATGGTTGGCAGCTAACACATCACTATATTCTGTATCCGAACCCATGGCCGAAGGCGACCCATTTTAAACGTCGCTGGCATGGTGCAGCCGTATTCCCGTATTTGTTAATGCTGGGTGGGCAATTGCAGATGCGCTCGAACTTCCCGTTGTATTTGCAGGAGTTTCAGCGGGCGTTGGAGGTGGCCGGATTGGATGGTGAGTTTTCGCCATTAATGATGGAAACCGAAGACTCGGACATCACGCCATTTGAGCGTAAATACCGTTTAAGTGGTCAGCCATTATTTCGCTTAGATGCTGACTTGAATGGTTTTACTTTGCCATGGCAGAAAGACTTGAAACTGCCATCAGCATAA
- a CDS encoding adenylosuccinate synthase, with translation MGKSVVVLGTQWGDEGKGKIVDLLTEKATAVVRFQGGHNAGHTLVIDGVKTALHLIPSGILRDGVRCIIGNGVVLAPDALLKEVRSLEERGVPVMERLRISHACPLILPYHVALDQAREIKRGNAKIGTTGRGIGPAYEDKVSRRGLRVGDMFQPEFADKLKEVMEYHNFSLKNYYGVDEVNYEETLASCKEWAEQIKDIVVDAVDMVHTIREDGGDIMFEGAQGTLLDIDHGTYPFVTSSNTTAGGVATGSGVGPLYLDQIMGITKAYTTRVGSGPFPTELFDEVGEHLATVGHEKGTTTGRSRRCGWFDAALVKHSIRVNSVNAICLTKLDVLDGLETVKVCVGYQDENGNRMNVPASADQFEKITPIYEELPGWSESTVGAQKLEDLPENAKAYIRFVEEAIGAPIDIISTGPDRVETIVLRHSFGL, from the coding sequence ATGGGCAAAAGCGTTGTTGTTCTTGGCACCCAATGGGGTGACGAAGGTAAAGGTAAAATTGTTGATCTGCTGACTGAGAAGGCCACTGCGGTTGTGCGTTTCCAGGGCGGTCATAATGCGGGTCATACCCTGGTAATTGACGGTGTTAAAACCGCATTGCACCTGATTCCGTCTGGCATTCTGCGTGATGGCGTACGCTGCATCATCGGCAATGGTGTGGTATTGGCTCCCGATGCGCTGTTAAAAGAAGTGCGCTCGCTGGAAGAACGTGGTGTTCCGGTGATGGAGCGTCTGCGTATTTCTCACGCTTGCCCACTGATTCTGCCGTATCACGTTGCTCTGGATCAGGCTCGCGAGATCAAGCGTGGCAACGCTAAGATTGGTACCACAGGCCGTGGTATTGGCCCAGCCTACGAAGATAAAGTGTCTCGTCGTGGCTTACGCGTGGGTGATATGTTCCAGCCGGAATTCGCCGACAAGCTGAAAGAAGTGATGGAATACCACAACTTCTCGCTGAAAAATTACTACGGCGTTGATGAAGTTAACTACGAAGAGACACTGGCGTCTTGCAAAGAGTGGGCTGAGCAAATCAAAGATATCGTAGTAGACGCAGTCGACATGGTTCACACCATCCGTGAAGACGGTGGCGACATCATGTTCGAAGGTGCACAAGGCACACTGCTGGATATCGACCACGGTACTTACCCGTTTGTAACCTCTTCTAACACCACGGCCGGTGGTGTGGCGACCGGTTCTGGTGTTGGCCCGCTGTATCTGGATCAGATCATGGGTATCACCAAGGCGTACACCACGCGCGTTGGTTCTGGCCCATTCCCAACCGAACTGTTCGATGAAGTGGGTGAGCACTTAGCCACCGTTGGTCATGAGAAAGGCACTACTACAGGTCGCTCTCGTCGTTGTGGCTGGTTTGATGCAGCACTGGTGAAACACTCCATCCGTGTTAATTCAGTGAACGCCATCTGCCTGACCAAGCTGGACGTACTGGACGGTTTAGAAACCGTTAAAGTGTGTGTGGGCTACCAGGACGAAAACGGTAACCGCATGAATGTACCAGCCAGTGCCGATCAATTCGAAAAAATCACTCCGATTTACGAAGAGCTGCCGGGTTGGAGCGAAAGCACGGTGGGCGCGCAGAAATTGGAAGATCTGCCAGAGAACGCGAAAGCTTATATTCGTTTTGTTGAAGAAGCGATTGGTGCACCGATTGATATTATCTCCACTGGTCCTGACCGTGTAGAGACGATTGTATTGCGTCATAGCTTTGGCCTCTGA